The following proteins are co-located in the Bradyrhizobium sp. AZCC 2176 genome:
- a CDS encoding malonyl-CoA decarboxylase, producing the protein MANAFFSDLLATISERGRTLLRRAGPSNDGQDASELIELCKALLSGRGEASGTAMARDVLDRYHNLDAAGRLAFFERLARDFGPDREKLSQAIESWRSQPNDSDASDLHFASEPQRQELIRRLNRAPGGTSDLVAMRADLLSLMKGNKDLAALDRDVVHLLSSWFNRGFLVLRRIDWSTPANILEQIIRYEAVHEIRDWNDLRRRIDPIDRRCYAFFHPQLADEPLIFVEVALTEAIPTAIAPLLAAERQPVPIERARTAVFYSISNTQKGLGGISFGSFLIKQVAEELRRELPKLDTFITLSPVPGFMQWLKQADDVPVSDEERTLLEALDKPDWFENTELTAQLRAVLEPLAAHYFLKARTPKGRLIDSVARFHIGNGARLEKINWLGDLSPKGLRESAGVMVNYLYRLEDIEKNHEAYANQGEIAASSAVKKLLKTEGRRLLDMRLS; encoded by the coding sequence ATGGCCAACGCCTTCTTCTCCGATCTTCTCGCGACCATTTCAGAACGCGGCCGCACGCTGCTCCGGCGAGCCGGGCCGTCGAACGATGGCCAGGATGCATCGGAGCTGATCGAACTATGCAAGGCGCTGCTGTCGGGCCGTGGCGAAGCATCCGGCACCGCGATGGCGCGCGATGTGCTCGACCGCTACCATAACCTCGACGCTGCCGGCCGGCTTGCCTTCTTCGAAAGGCTGGCCAGAGACTTCGGCCCCGACCGCGAGAAGTTGTCGCAGGCGATCGAGAGCTGGCGCAGCCAGCCGAACGACAGCGATGCCAGCGACCTTCACTTTGCATCCGAGCCGCAGCGGCAGGAGTTGATCCGCCGGCTCAACCGTGCGCCGGGCGGCACCAGCGATTTGGTGGCGATGCGCGCCGACCTGCTTTCCCTGATGAAGGGCAACAAGGATCTGGCCGCGCTCGACCGCGACGTCGTTCATCTATTGTCTTCTTGGTTCAACAGGGGATTTCTCGTGCTACGCAGGATCGACTGGTCGACGCCAGCGAATATTCTGGAACAGATCATCCGTTACGAGGCCGTGCACGAAATCCGCGACTGGAACGATTTGCGCCGCCGCATCGACCCGATTGACCGCCGCTGCTACGCCTTCTTCCATCCCCAGCTTGCAGACGAACCGCTGATCTTCGTCGAGGTTGCACTGACCGAGGCAATTCCGACCGCGATCGCGCCGCTGCTCGCGGCCGAGCGTCAGCCGGTGCCGATCGAACGCGCCCGCACCGCCGTGTTCTATTCGATCTCGAATACGCAAAAAGGTCTAGGCGGCATTTCCTTCGGCAGTTTTCTGATCAAGCAGGTGGCCGAGGAATTGCGGCGCGAATTGCCGAAACTCGATACCTTCATCACGCTGTCCCCGGTTCCGGGCTTCATGCAATGGCTGAAGCAGGCCGATGACGTCCCGGTCAGCGACGAGGAGCGGACGCTGCTGGAGGCCCTCGACAAGCCGGACTGGTTCGAGAACACCGAACTGACCGCGCAACTACGCGCGGTGCTCGAGCCCTTGGCCGCGCACTATTTCCTCAAAGCCCGCACGCCAAAGGGCCGGCTGATCGATTCGGTGGCGCGCTTCCACATCGGCAATGGCGCGCGGCTGGAGAAGATCAACTGGCTCGGCGACCTGTCGCCAAAGGGCCTGCGCGAATCCGCAGGAGTCATGGTCAACTACCTCTACCGGCTGGAAGACATCGAGAAGAATCACGAGGCCTACGCCAACCAGGGCGAGATCGCCGCGTCCAGCGCGGTGAAGAAGCTGCTCAAGACCGAAGGCCGGCGATTACTGGACATGCGGCTGTCGTAG
- a CDS encoding DUF418 domain-containing protein: MADGVAPLRPIDPAERIAAIDVLRGIALFGVLAINVVNEFRVSIFEQFLSQKSPASPIDSAIETILTLAVEMKAFALFSLLFGAGLAIQFERLANSERRTSLLIRRLAVLLVFGLIHLCLIWNGDILTEYALAGLIVLPFLFGPRWLLAVAALAFVGLYLAMQAFPPAGLSPGTATITQHVADAIRIYATGGFLDVVAFRLREIPLIVPLHAFVFPRTIGLFLLGAFAWRTGILQSPPRRLLSTGAPCVGLGAALILAGADALGTIVLALGYAATIIGIANLASGRRLLGWAAPLGRMAFTNYLAQSLIFGWIFYGYGLGLFGRLGVANALTIGIAVYLAQVLLSAWWLGRYRYGPVEWLWRTLMYGVPQPMSLLKAEAAR, translated from the coding sequence ATGGCCGATGGCGTCGCACCTCTCCGGCCGATCGACCCCGCCGAGCGGATCGCCGCCATCGACGTGCTGCGGGGCATCGCCCTATTCGGCGTTCTCGCGATCAACGTCGTCAATGAATTTCGCGTCTCGATCTTCGAACAGTTCCTTTCCCAGAAGTCTCCGGCATCGCCGATCGACAGCGCCATCGAAACGATCTTGACGCTGGCTGTCGAGATGAAGGCATTTGCACTGTTTTCGCTGCTGTTCGGCGCCGGCCTTGCCATCCAGTTCGAGCGGCTTGCGAACAGTGAGCGCCGCACCTCGCTTCTCATACGCCGGCTCGCCGTGTTGCTGGTCTTCGGGCTAATTCATCTCTGCCTGATCTGGAACGGCGATATTCTCACCGAATATGCGCTGGCCGGCCTGATCGTGCTGCCGTTCCTGTTTGGCCCGCGCTGGCTGCTGGCCGTCGCCGCGCTGGCATTTGTTGGGCTTTATCTTGCGATGCAGGCCTTTCCGCCGGCTGGATTGTCTCCCGGCACGGCCACGATCACGCAGCATGTCGCGGACGCTATCCGCATCTATGCGACCGGCGGCTTTCTCGACGTAGTGGCGTTCCGGCTCCGCGAGATTCCGCTCATCGTTCCATTGCACGCCTTTGTTTTTCCGCGCACGATTGGGCTGTTCCTTCTCGGAGCGTTCGCTTGGCGCACCGGCATTCTGCAAAGCCCACCCCGGCGCCTGCTGTCGACCGGCGCTCCCTGTGTTGGCCTCGGCGCGGCATTGATCCTTGCTGGTGCCGACGCTCTCGGCACCATCGTGCTGGCACTGGGTTACGCTGCCACCATCATCGGTATCGCCAATCTCGCGAGCGGAAGGAGGCTGCTTGGCTGGGCCGCGCCGCTGGGACGCATGGCCTTCACCAACTACCTCGCACAGTCCCTGATCTTCGGCTGGATCTTTTATGGCTATGGTCTCGGCCTGTTCGGCCGCCTCGGTGTCGCCAATGCGCTGACGATCGGTATTGCCGTCTACCTAGCGCAGGTCTTGCTTAGCGCGTGGTGGCTTGGCCGTTACCGATATGGCCCGGTCGAATGGCTATGGCGCACGCTGATGTATGGCGTGCCGCAACCGATGTCGCTCTTGAAAGCTGAGGCCGCACGATGA
- a CDS encoding GNAT family N-acetyltransferase yields the protein MTIIWTDDRAGVDWQELEALYRAAPLGNKNADDLEVVFGNSMFCCFARDNGRLVGAGRVLADGRDCAYLCDVAVLPSHQGLGLGKQIIERLVDQSRSHTKILLYSVAGREPLYAKFGFLRMKTAMAIFKNRQSAIDKGLVSEN from the coding sequence ATGACGATTATCTGGACCGACGACCGGGCTGGCGTAGACTGGCAGGAACTTGAAGCCCTCTACCGCGCCGCGCCGCTCGGCAACAAGAATGCGGACGATCTCGAAGTGGTGTTTGGCAACAGCATGTTTTGCTGTTTTGCCCGCGACAACGGCCGGCTCGTTGGCGCCGGCCGCGTTCTGGCCGACGGGCGCGATTGCGCCTATCTCTGCGACGTTGCCGTGCTGCCGAGCCATCAGGGGCTCGGTCTCGGAAAGCAGATCATCGAAAGGCTGGTCGACCAATCGCGATCGCACACCAAGATCCTTCTCTATTCGGTCGCCGGCCGCGAGCCGTTGTATGCGAAATTCGGCTTCCTGCGGATGAAGACGGCGATGGCGATTTTCAAGAATCGGCAATCGGCCATCGACAAGGGGCTGGTGTCCGAGAACTGA
- a CDS encoding DUF3297 family protein, whose translation MNDQFPDRLSVDPNSPYYNAEILARDVGIRFKGVEKTNVEEYCISEGWVRVTAGNAKDRYGNPLTIKVHGPVEPYFRDKSSS comes from the coding sequence ATGAACGACCAATTCCCCGACCGTCTCTCGGTCGATCCGAACAGCCCGTACTACAATGCCGAGATCCTCGCGCGCGACGTCGGCATTCGTTTCAAGGGTGTCGAGAAAACCAATGTCGAGGAGTATTGCATCAGCGAGGGCTGGGTGCGCGTCACCGCAGGCAACGCCAAGGACCGCTACGGCAACCCGCTGACGATCAAGGTGCACGGCCCGGTCGAGCCGTATTTCCGCGACAAGAGTTCGTCTTGA
- a CDS encoding glutathione peroxidase produces the protein MPGVYDFTAQSLAGDEVPLKRFEGQVLLIVNTASACGFTPQYKGLEQLQRELAPRGFAVLGFPCNQFGGQEPGDAKQIGEFCERKYDVTFPMFAKIDVNGSHAHPLFNHLKNEKSGLLGSSIKWNFTKFLVDRSGRVVGRYAPTVTPEGLRREIEALL, from the coding sequence ATGCCAGGCGTTTATGATTTTACGGCGCAGTCGCTCGCCGGCGACGAGGTGCCGCTGAAGCGGTTTGAAGGTCAGGTGCTCCTGATCGTCAACACCGCGAGCGCCTGCGGATTCACGCCGCAGTACAAGGGCCTCGAGCAATTGCAACGCGAACTCGCGCCGCGTGGCTTTGCGGTGCTCGGTTTTCCTTGCAACCAGTTCGGCGGGCAAGAGCCGGGCGACGCCAAACAGATCGGAGAGTTCTGCGAACGCAAATATGACGTGACGTTTCCGATGTTCGCCAAGATCGACGTCAACGGCAGCCATGCGCATCCGTTGTTCAACCACCTGAAGAATGAGAAATCCGGGCTGCTCGGTTCGTCGATCAAATGGAATTTCACCAAATTCCTGGTCGACCGGTCGGGCAGGGTGGTCGGGCGCTATGCCCCGACCGTGACGCCCGAGGGACTACGAAGAGAAATCGAGGCACTGCTGTGA
- a CDS encoding amidase family protein: MHDLWRLSAAEMASLIRSKNVSAKEAAAAALARLDAVNPRINAVVDHRPEDVLAQASAIDAAIGRGEDVGPLAGVPVTVKVNIDQEGFATTNGLKLQRDAIAKSNSPVIDNLRKSGAVILGRTNCPAFSYRWFTTNLIHGDTKNPRDPSITPGGSSGGAGAAVAAGIGHIAHGTDIAGSIRYPAYACGVHGLRPTMGRIAAFNAALPERPIGPQISAVSGPLARTVGDIRIALAAMSARDYRDPWWVPAPLEGPAMPKRVAMCLNPDGLDPVPEVKAAVADAGKRLARAGWIVEEIANTPPLREAADLQTKLWLGDGYEAQLEAAEREGDPGALACLRGNRAKVHSFDLSKTLTRRATLTREWLAFFENYAVLLMPVSGELPFPDQLDRKDEASFARVWHAQLPQIAIPFMGLPGLTVSTGLVGRIPVGVQLVASRYREDLCLAAGEAVEAGGTPSAAIDPAG, translated from the coding sequence ATGCACGATCTATGGCGTCTGTCGGCTGCGGAAATGGCTTCGCTGATCAGGTCGAAGAACGTCTCGGCGAAGGAAGCGGCCGCTGCGGCGCTGGCTCGGTTGGACGCGGTCAACCCCAGGATCAACGCCGTCGTCGACCACAGGCCCGAGGACGTCCTGGCGCAGGCTTCCGCTATCGACGCTGCGATCGGGCGCGGCGAAGATGTCGGTCCGCTGGCGGGCGTGCCCGTGACGGTAAAAGTCAATATCGACCAGGAAGGCTTTGCCACCACCAACGGGCTGAAGCTGCAGCGCGACGCTATCGCAAAAAGCAACAGCCCGGTGATCGACAATCTGCGCAAATCCGGCGCCGTCATTCTGGGCCGCACCAACTGCCCGGCGTTTTCCTATCGCTGGTTCACCACCAATCTCATTCATGGCGACACCAAGAACCCGCGCGATCCCTCGATCACCCCGGGCGGCTCGTCCGGCGGCGCGGGGGCTGCGGTCGCGGCCGGCATCGGGCATATCGCACATGGCACTGATATTGCGGGATCGATCCGCTATCCGGCTTACGCCTGCGGCGTGCATGGCCTGCGGCCGACCATGGGACGTATTGCAGCTTTCAACGCGGCGCTCCCTGAGCGGCCGATCGGGCCACAGATCAGCGCCGTCTCGGGCCCGCTGGCGCGCACCGTCGGCGATATCAGGATCGCGCTGGCTGCGATGTCGGCCAGGGACTATCGCGATCCCTGGTGGGTGCCGGCGCCGCTCGAGGGGCCGGCGATGCCCAAGCGCGTCGCGATGTGTCTCAACCCGGATGGACTCGATCCCGTGCCCGAGGTGAAAGCCGCGGTCGCCGATGCGGGCAAGCGGCTCGCCCGCGCTGGCTGGATCGTCGAGGAGATCGCCAACACGCCGCCCTTGCGCGAGGCCGCCGATCTCCAGACAAAACTCTGGCTCGGTGACGGCTACGAGGCGCAACTGGAAGCGGCCGAGCGCGAAGGCGATCCCGGCGCGCTGGCCTGCCTGCGCGGCAACCGCGCCAAAGTGCATTCGTTCGACCTGTCGAAAACGCTGACGCGCCGCGCGACGCTGACCCGCGAATGGCTGGCGTTCTTCGAAAACTATGCGGTGCTGCTGATGCCGGTATCCGGCGAATTGCCGTTCCCCGATCAGCTCGACCGCAAGGACGAGGCGTCGTTTGCGCGCGTCTGGCATGCGCAATTGCCGCAGATCGCCATTCCCTTCATGGGGCTGCCCGGGCTAACGGTTTCGACCGGGCTGGTCGGGCGCATTCCTGTCGGCGTGCAGCTCGTCGCCAGCCGCTACCGTGAAGATCTCTGCCTCGCAGCAGGCGAGGCGGTCGAAGCGGGTGGAACACCGTCGGCGGCGATCGATCCCGCCGGCTGA
- a CDS encoding c-type cytochrome has translation MRKTITALAFALISTCAPAETIEQRIVPCLACHGEKGQSETENTPSLGGQQAPYTLIQLFMFRERLRTFEPMNEMAKPLTDDDLRLFSDFIARIPKPSPPAENGDPARMQRGQALVQQHRCDTCHNPDLSGKENVPRIANQRQDYLAKTLAEYKDNSRHGYDASMADVMAPISPEQIADLAYFIARMR, from the coding sequence ATGCGTAAAACAATAACGGCACTGGCGTTTGCGTTGATTTCAACATGCGCACCGGCTGAAACCATCGAACAACGCATCGTGCCGTGTCTCGCCTGCCACGGCGAGAAAGGTCAGTCCGAGACCGAGAACACGCCCTCGCTCGGCGGCCAGCAGGCGCCTTACACCCTGATCCAGCTCTTCATGTTTCGCGAAAGGCTGCGCACCTTCGAGCCGATGAACGAAATGGCGAAGCCGCTCACCGACGACGATCTTCGCCTCTTTTCAGACTTCATCGCCAGGATACCGAAGCCCTCGCCGCCAGCGGAAAATGGCGATCCAGCGCGGATGCAGCGCGGGCAGGCGCTGGTGCAGCAGCACCGCTGCGACACCTGTCACAATCCCGATTTGTCGGGCAAGGAAAACGTCCCGCGCATCGCCAACCAGCGCCAGGATTATCTCGCCAAGACGCTTGCCGAGTACAAGGACAACAGCCGCCACGGCTATGATGCCAGCATGGCCGACGTGATGGCGCCGATCTCGCCAGAGCAGATCGCCGATCTCGCCTATTTCATCGCCCGTATGCGCTAA
- a CDS encoding PQQ-dependent sugar dehydrogenase encodes MISHSSAPRSLLLAGAFLGAFTLGAAAQQPAASPPAADAPPAAAPALPPGSPLMGRPAGNEAAAKLAPNAPPPIPAAPDKLPTAKLKVPAGFNIEVYAAGMANARSLAVGDKGTVFVGSRLVDKVYAIVNKDGKREVKVLASGLYRPNGIAFKDGTLYIAELSKVSKIDKVEDVIDNPPKPTLIYDKLPKDEAHGWKFIGIGPDNKLYVPVGQPGNNVLHSDEHGQIRRMNLDGSGAEVIARGVRQTVGFDWHPVTKQLYFTDNGRDWMSEDVPEDELNRITKVGEHFGAPYCLQGNIVDPEFGWGKSCSEYTAPVGLLGPHSAALGMRFYTGSMFPKGYKNAAIIARHGSWNRTKKVGGDVVIVKLNKDGSMKSMEPFLTGFLEDNKYIGRPVDVLPMKDGSLLVSDDWNGAVYRITYGKQKVAGKS; translated from the coding sequence ATGATCAGCCATTCGTCGGCACCGCGCAGCCTGTTGCTGGCCGGTGCCTTCCTCGGTGCCTTCACGCTCGGCGCCGCGGCCCAGCAGCCCGCCGCATCGCCACCTGCCGCCGACGCACCGCCTGCGGCCGCACCCGCGCTTCCGCCGGGATCGCCGTTGATGGGACGTCCCGCGGGCAACGAAGCCGCCGCCAAGCTCGCGCCGAATGCGCCGCCGCCGATTCCCGCGGCGCCGGACAAATTGCCGACGGCGAAGCTCAAAGTGCCGGCCGGCTTCAACATCGAGGTCTATGCCGCGGGCATGGCGAATGCGCGCTCGCTTGCCGTGGGCGACAAGGGCACGGTGTTCGTCGGCAGCCGCCTCGTCGACAAGGTCTATGCCATCGTCAACAAGGACGGCAAGCGCGAGGTCAAGGTGCTGGCCTCCGGCCTCTACCGTCCGAACGGCATCGCGTTCAAGGACGGCACGCTCTACATCGCGGAGCTGTCGAAGGTCTCCAAGATCGACAAGGTTGAAGACGTCATCGACAACCCGCCGAAGCCGACCCTGATCTACGACAAGCTGCCGAAGGACGAGGCCCACGGTTGGAAGTTCATCGGCATCGGCCCCGACAACAAGCTCTATGTTCCGGTCGGCCAGCCCGGCAACAACGTGCTGCACAGCGACGAGCACGGCCAGATCCGCCGGATGAATCTCGACGGTTCGGGCGCGGAAGTGATCGCCAGGGGCGTTCGCCAGACCGTCGGCTTCGACTGGCATCCGGTGACCAAGCAGCTCTACTTCACCGACAATGGCCGCGACTGGATGTCGGAAGACGTGCCGGAGGACGAGCTCAACCGCATCACCAAGGTTGGTGAACATTTCGGCGCGCCCTACTGTCTGCAGGGCAATATTGTCGATCCCGAATTCGGCTGGGGCAAATCCTGCAGCGAATACACCGCGCCGGTCGGCCTGCTGGGACCGCATTCCGCGGCGCTCGGCATGCGGTTCTACACCGGCAGCATGTTCCCGAAGGGCTACAAGAACGCGGCCATCATCGCGCGGCACGGCTCATGGAACCGCACCAAGAAAGTCGGCGGTGACGTCGTGATCGTCAAGCTGAACAAGGACGGCTCGATGAAGTCGATGGAGCCGTTCCTCACCGGCTTCCTCGAAGACAACAAATATATTGGCCGTCCGGTCGACGTGCTGCCGATGAAGGATGGCTCGCTCTTGGTCTCCGACGACTGGAACGGTGCGGTCTACCGCATCACCTACGGCAAGCAGAAGGTGGCGGGGAAGTCGTAG
- a CDS encoding DUF6894 family protein: protein MPRYYFNTRIGDELISDPDGEVLVDPDRAWEMARAMIRELLKTDGADGALLSAIIEVTDDDGEIVLEFPFAEAILDAPGGSVTKH, encoded by the coding sequence ATGCCGAGATATTATTTCAACACCCGTATCGGCGACGAGCTGATCTCAGATCCCGACGGCGAAGTGCTTGTCGATCCCGATCGCGCCTGGGAAATGGCGCGCGCCATGATCCGGGAGCTGCTCAAGACCGACGGCGCCGATGGCGCGCTGCTGAGCGCGATCATCGAGGTGACCGACGACGACGGTGAAATCGTGCTGGAGTTTCCGTTCGCCGAAGCGATCCTCGACGCCCCCGGCGGCTCGGTCACGAAGCACTGA
- the pqqA gene encoding pyrroloquinoline quinone precursor peptide PqqA yields the protein MAWKAPKIVEVSVGMEINMYMCATRK from the coding sequence ATGGCCTGGAAAGCGCCGAAAATCGTCGAAGTATCGGTCGGCATGGAAATCAACATGTATATGTGTGCCACCCGCAAGTAA